From Toxorhynchites rutilus septentrionalis strain SRP chromosome 2, ASM2978413v1, whole genome shotgun sequence, a single genomic window includes:
- the LOC129768883 gene encoding pyrroline-5-carboxylate reductase 3-like produces MRLVSSNLLKMGFLGGGKTAQAMAKGFISAGLVSAKNITASFSPNDEVNMREFKEMGCETFVDNMPVVKQSEVVFISVKPWIVPTVLQRVNMASADKLFISVAMGLGLAELEASLLPTARVVRVMPNTPTLVRCGAAVYVRGKAATDDDCSLVQTLFESVGTCEEVTEALIDPITALSGSGPGYVFTFIEAMADGAVKMGLSRDIAYRLAAQTVMGAGKMVLESGAHPGQLKDDVASPAGSTIAGLSFLEKHAFRHIVSGAIETATLRCREVSKKK; encoded by the exons ATGCGGCTGGTTAGTAGTAATCTGTTGAAAATGGGCTTTTTGGGTGGCGGAAAAACCGCACAAGCCATGGCGAAAGGATTCATCTCGGCTG GTCTGGTGAGTGCAAAAAACATCACGGCAAGCTTCAGTCCGAATGATGAGGTGAATATGCGTGAATTCAAAGAGATGGGATGCGAAACGTTCGTCGATAATATGCCGGTGGTGAAGCAATCGGAGGTTGTGTTCATTTCCGTCAAACCGTGGATTGTGCCGACGGTTCTGCAGCGTGTTAACATGGCGAGCGCGGATAAGCTTTTCATTTCGGTTGCGATGGGACTTGGGCTGGCAGAACTAGAAGCT TCGCTATTGCCAACGGCTCGCGTGGTGCGAGTCATGCCGAACACTCCCACACTGGTGCGGTGTGGGGCGGCTGTTTACGTGCGTGGTAAAGCGGCCACTGATGACGACTGCTCGTTGGTACAAACTCTGTTCGAATCCGTTGGAACATGTGAGGAAGTCACGGAAGCACTGATAGATCCCATTACGGCCCTTTCAGGCAGTGGTCCAGGATACGTTTTTACCTTCATTGAGGCTATGGCCGATGGAGCGGTAAAAATGGGACTATCGCGGGATATAGCGTACAGATTGGCAGCACAGACAGTGATGGGAGCCGGTAAGATGGTGCTCGAATCCGGAGCCCACCCGGGACAGTTGAAGGATGATGTTGCGAGTCCAGCTGGTTCAACCATCGCGGGGTTATCGTTTCTGGAGAAGCATG CTTTTCGTCATATCGTGAGTGGAGCCATCGAAACAGCGACACTTAGATGCCGGGAGGTGTCGAAGAAAAAATGA